In Dromiciops gliroides isolate mDroGli1 chromosome 4, mDroGli1.pri, whole genome shotgun sequence, one DNA window encodes the following:
- the RBM15 gene encoding RNA-binding protein 15: MRAVGRGPLPRRCPRWRRGIPLCETSAGRRAPQFRGGPGQSSAMKGKERSPAKAKRSRGGGEESSTRGERSKKLGGSGGSNGSGGGKAESGGTRRSLHLDKGSSRGGSREYDAPGGGSGGRLHSYSSPSAKNSSGGGESRGGSRGGGEARSAGAPGSTGGEGGGGEYKTLKISELGSQLSDEAVEDGLFHEFKRFGDVSVKISRLPGGSSDERVAFVNFRRPEDARAAKHARGRLVLYDRPLKIEAVYVSRRRSRSPLDKEAYAPAATTGAAAGHRHPPGGGQRALSPGGAALGYRDYRLQQLALGRLPPPPPPPLPRELERERDYPFYERVRPAYGLEPRVGAAGAAPFRELDELSPEDGQRANRTLFLGNLDITVTESDLRRAFDRFGVITEVDIKRPTRGQTSTYGFLKFENLDMSHRAKLAMSGKVIIRNPIKIGYGKATPTTRLWVGGLGPWVPLAALAREFDRFGTIRTIDYRKGDSWAYIQYESLDAAHAAWTHMRGFPLGGPDRRLRVDFADTEHRYQQQYLQPLPLTHYELVADAFGHRAPDPLRGARDRTPPLLYRDRDRDLYPDTDWAPPPPPVRERGTRAAAAAVPAYEPLDSLERRRDGWSLERDRGERDLPGSRDPPRKRRMPEDGGGRHADRSPESERSRKRHCPPTPDRSPDMGGGRDRYNSDPDRSSRLLLLERPSPVRADRRGSLERGQGDKRDRKNSASVERERKHRAPAPSEGKSPMKKEERAEASAPSTSSGSRLKSPPQKPEAPVASAPAAAPKLCLAWQGMLLLKNSNFPSNMHLLQGDLHVASSLLVEGSTGGKVAQLKITQRLRLDQPKLDEVTRRIKVAGPNGYAILLAVPGNSDSRSSAVSEATTSTQRPLRNLVSYLKQKQAAGVISLPVGGNKDKENTGVLHAFPPCEFSQQFLDSPAKALAKSEEDYLVMVIVRAGGQRMKIWNSKL; the protein is encoded by the exons ATGAGGGCGGTGGGGCGGGGTCCGTTGCCGCGGCGGTGTCCAAGATGGCGGCGCGGGATTCCGCTGTGTGAAACCAGCGCGGGCAGGCGAGCTCCCCAGTTCCGAGGCGGCCCCGGACAGTCCTCAGCCATGAAGGGGAAGGAGCGCTCTCCCGCCAAGGCCAAGCGCTCCCGCGGCGGCGGGGAGGAGTCGAGCACCCGCGGGGAGCGGAGCAAGAAACTCGGGGGCTCGGGCGGCAGCAACGGCAGCGGCGGCGGTAAGGCGGAGAGCGGCGGCACCCGCCGGAGCCTGCACCTGGACAAGGGCAGCAGCCGGGGCGGCAGCCGCGAGTACGACGCGCCGGGCGGCGGCTCGGGCGGCCGCCTGCACAGCTACAGCTCCCCGAGCGCCAAGAACTCTTCGGGCGGGGGCGAGTCGCGCGGCGGCTCCCGCGGGGGCGGGGAGGCCCGTTCTGCCGGCGCCCCCGGCTCCACAGGCGGTGAGGGCGGGGGCGGCGAGTACAAGACTCTCAAGATCAGCGAGCTGGGCTCCCAGCTGAGCGACGAGGCTGTGGAGGACGGGCTCTTTCACGAGTTCAAGCGCTTCGGGGACGTGAGCGTCAAGATCAGCCGTCTGCCAGGGGGTTCGAGTGACGAGCGCGTGGCCTTCGTGAACTTCCGCCGGCCCGAGGACGCGCGGGCCGCCAAGCACGCCCGGGGCCGCCTGGTGCTCTACGACCGCCCGCTCAAGATCGAGGCAGTGTACGTGAGCCGGCGCCGCAGCCGCTCACCTCTGGACAAGGAGGCCTATGCACCGGCCGCCACCACGGGCGCTGCCGCTGGCCACCGGCACCCGCCAGGGGGCGGCCAGCGGGCGCTGTCCCCTGGCGGTGCGGCCCTGGGCTACCGAGACTACCGCCTGCAGCAGCTGGCCCTGGGCCGCCTGCCGCCCCCACCGCCCCCGCCGCTGCCCCGCGAGCTGGAGCGCGAGCGAGACTACCCCTTCTATGAGCGTGTGCGCCCGGCCTACGGCCTGGAGCCCCGTGTGGGTGCCGCCGGCGCCGCCCCCTTCCGCGAGCTGGACGAGCTCTCCCCCGAGGACGGCCAGCGAGCCAACCGCACCCTCTTCCTGGGCAACCTGGACATCACGGTGACCGAGAGCGACCTGCGCCGCGCCTTCGACCGCTTCGGCGTCATCACCGAGGTGGACATCAAGCGGCCCACGCGGGGCCAGACGAGCACCTACGGCTTCCTCAAGTTCGAGAACCTGGACATGTCTCACCGCGCCAAGCTGGCCATGTCCGGCAAGGTCATCATCCGCAACCCCATCAAGATCGGCTACGGCAAGGCCACGCCCACCACGCGCCTCTGGGTGGGCGGCCTGGGCCCCTGGGTGCCGCTGGCTGCCCTGGCCCGCGAGTTCGACCGCTTCGGCACGATCCGCACCATCGACTACCGCAAGGGCGACAGCTGGGCCTACATCCAGTACGAGAGCCTGGACGCGGCGCACGCCGCCTGGACCCACATGCGGGGCTTCCCACTAGGGGGCCCCGACCGCCGGCTGCGGGTGGACTTTGCTGACACGGAGCACCGCTACCAGCAGCAGTATCTGCAGCCGCTGCCCCTGACCCACTACGAGCTGGTGGCTGACGCCTTCGGGCACCGCGCCCCCGACCCCCTGCGGGGTGCCCGAGACCGCACGCCCCCCCTGCTGTACCGGGACCGGGACCGGGACCTTTACCCGGACACAGACTGGGCGCCACCTCCCCCGCCAGTCCGCGAGCGTGGCACGAGGGCCGCTGCCGCTGCCGTGCCGGCCTATGAGCCCCTGGACAGCTTGGAGCGCCGGCGGGACGGTTGGTCCCTGGAGCGGGACCGTGGGGAAAGAGACCTGCCTGGCAGCCGAGACCCTCCCCGCAAGAGACGCATGCCCGAGGACGGCGGGGGCCGGCACGCGGACAGGTCCCCGGAGAGCGAGCGCTCCCGGAAAAGACACTGCCCTCCCACGCCAGACCGCAGCCCCGACATGGGCGGTGGCCGAGACCGCTACAACAGCGACCCTGACCGCTCCTCACGCCTGCTCCTGCTCGAGCGGCCCTCCCCGGTGCGGGCAGACCGGAGGGGCAGCTTGGAGAGGGGTCAGGGCGACAAGAGAGACCGCAAGAACTCTGCGTCAGTGGAGCGGGAGCGGAAGCACCGGGCCCCTGCGCCCTCAGAGGGCAAGAGTCCCATGAAGAAGGAGGAGCGGGCCGAGGCATCTGCGCCCAGCACCAGTAGCGGGTCACGGCTGAAATCCCCTCCGCAGAAGCCCGAAGCCCCAGTGGCCTCTGCCCCCGCAGCGGCCCCCAAGCTGTGCCTCGCTTGGCAGGGCATGCTGCTGCTCAAAAACAGCAACTTTCCTTCCAACATGCATCTGCTGCAGGGTGATCTCCATGTGGCCAGCAGCCTTCTGGTGGAGGGCTCCACGGGGGGCAAGGTGGCCCAGCTCAAGATCACCCAGCGCCTGCGTCTGGACCAGCCCAAATTGGACGAGGTGACCCGCCGCATCAAGGTGGCCGGGCCCAATGGCTATGCCATTCTGCTTGCTGTGCCTGGCAACTCGGACAGCCGCTCCTCAGCCGTGTCTGAGGCCACCACCTCGACTCAGAGGCCGCTTAGGAACCTGGTGTCCTACCTTAAGCAAAAGCAGGCAGCTGGAGTCATCAGCCTCCCCGTGGGGGGCAACAAAGACAAGGAGAATACCGGGGTCCTCCACGCCTTTCCGCCCTGTGAGTTCTCCCAGCAGTTTCTGGATTCTCCTGCCAAGGCACTGGCCAAATCTGAAGAAGATTACCTGGTCATGGTCATTGTCCGTG CTGGTGGACAGCGGATGAAGATTTGGAATTCTAAGCTCTAA